The proteins below are encoded in one region of Apium graveolens cultivar Ventura chromosome 4, ASM990537v1, whole genome shotgun sequence:
- the LOC141718402 gene encoding uncharacterized protein LOC141718402, with product MEIFSSNPFGGSSNVYHRKTPAGYNGTYNGRRKSAKTITLGGSPKRSWRMRTVPKLKFKLILSSPMRLWRKLKNGYMNMMLNLGSSSSANGFGEKRIPKARQSSTSTYTTTEFDNRLVFEIYKSLMTSHEMATH from the coding sequence ATGGAAATTTTTTCATCAAACCCGTTCGGTGGAAGCTCAAATGTTTATCACCGGAAAACGCCCGCAGGATACAATGGAACATACAACGGAAGGCGTAAGAGTGCAAAGACAATAACACTTGGAGGTAGTCCAAAGCGGAGTTGGAGAATGAGGACTGTGCCGAAGTTGAAGTTCAAATTGATATTATCGTCACCAATGAGGCTATGGAGAAAATTAAAGAATGGGTACATGAACATGATGCTTAATTTGGGTAGCTCAAGTTCTGCTAATGGCTTTGGTGAAAAAAGAATACCAAAGGCTCGTCAATCTTCGACTTCTACTTATACAACAACTGAATTCGATAACAGACTAGTTTTCGAAATTTACAAGTCCTTGATGACTTCTCATGAAATGGCTACACACTGA